Part of the Pseudomonas sp. ADAK13 genome is shown below.
GCCGCCGATCACGGCGGCCCATTGGGCGATGCCCAGTACGTCGGCCAGGCGCGCCTGACTGTGCACCCAGTCTTCCACGGTCAGCACCGGGAAATCGGCGCCAAACGGCTTGCCGGTTTCCGGGTTGAGGCTGCTGGGGCCTGTGGAGCCGTTGCAGCCGCCAAGGTTGTTCAGGCTGACCACAAAGAACTTGTTGGTGTCGATGGGCTTGCCGGGGCCGATGCAGCTGTCCCACCAGCCGGGCTTGCGCTCGTCGACGCTGTGGAAGCCCGCAGCGTGGTGATGGCCGGACAGGGCGTGGCAGATCAGCACGGCATTGCTGCCCGTGGCGTTCAGTTGGCCGTAGGTTTCATAGATCAGGTCGTAGGCGGGTAGCGAACGGCCGCAGGCCAGGGCCAGCGGTTCGCTGAAGTGCGCCACTTGGGGCACGACCAGTCCAACAGAATCGGGGGGGAAGGCAGCTGGCATCGACCCTGCTCTCGTTTAAATGAGGCGTAAGTCTAAAGACCGCTGCACCCAGCGGCAAGCAAAGGCCAGCGGCAGGTGTTTTTAGGGTTTTTTGGGGCAAGGGAGCAAGCTCCCTTGCCATCCAGCTATCAGATCAGACCGAACAGTTCTTTGGGCATGAATGCGTAGAACGCCAAGCGTGGAATCACCCAGCTTTGCAGCAACTGAATCGCGATAAACGCGAAGATCGGCGAGATATCCAGGCCACCCAGGTTAGGCACCAGGCGACGGAACGGCGCCAGCACCGGCTCGGTGATCTGGGCCACCAGCTCGGCGCCAGGGCTGCGGCTGCCCGGGGCAACCCAGGACAGAATCACGCTGATGATCATCGACCAGAAAATGATCTTCAAGAACAGCGAGAAAATCCCGATCAAGGCCCACGGCAGCAACAGCAGCGTGGTGGCCTGATAGCCATTGAGCAGCAGGATCACCGCGAACAGCAGGATCTGCAGCAGCAGCGCCAATACCAGTGACGACATGTCCAGGCCGAACAGGCTCGGGATCACCCGGCGCAATGGCTTGAGCAGCGGCTGCGTGGCCTTCACCACGAATTGGCACAGCGGGTTGTAGAAGTTCGCCCGCACCAGTTGCAGGATAAAACGCATCAGCACGATCAGCAGGTACAGGCTGCCCAGGGTCTGGATGATGAAAATGGCAGCGTCATTGATTCCGAGCATGTTTGATTCCTATGTGGGGGACGACTATTTGCCCAGCTGCTCGGCCATTTCGGCCGAACGATGTGCTGCGGCACCCAGTGCTTTTTCCACCAGGGCTTCAAAGCCCCCGGCCTGGAATGATTCGA
Proteins encoded:
- a CDS encoding YggT family protein translates to MLGINDAAIFIIQTLGSLYLLIVLMRFILQLVRANFYNPLCQFVVKATQPLLKPLRRVIPSLFGLDMSSLVLALLLQILLFAVILLLNGYQATTLLLLPWALIGIFSLFLKIIFWSMIISVILSWVAPGSRSPGAELVAQITEPVLAPFRRLVPNLGGLDISPIFAFIAIQLLQSWVIPRLAFYAFMPKELFGLI